From one Formosa sediminum genomic stretch:
- a CDS encoding phospholipase D-like domain-containing protein: MSTFLTGEQLEDKLTDIIWNAKRYVIIISPFIKLDDHVRSIFDKLKATHEIHLILVFGKNEGYKQKSFREDDFEYFKAFKNISYFIIKIFMLNIIVMNGKD, encoded by the coding sequence ATGAGTACATTTTTAACCGGTGAACAGTTAGAAGATAAATTAACAGACATTATCTGGAATGCTAAAAGGTATGTTATAATTATATCACCATTTATTAAACTAGATGATCATGTAAGAAGCATTTTTGACAAACTGAAGGCTACCCACGAAATTCATCTTATTCTAGTATTTGGGAAAAATGAAGGATATAAGCAAAAGAGCTTTAGGGAAGATGATTTTGAGTATTTTAAAGCCTTTAAAAATATTTCATACTTTATAATAAAGATCTTCATGCTAAACATTATTGTAATGAACGGGAAGGATTAA
- a CDS encoding Fur family transcriptional regulator: MGVIRKTKSVEALLNEFKDSNEAISAKQLIEQLDSKFNKTTIYRVLDKLEEDGILHSFLGKEGLKWYAKCNGCSTSEHKDVHPHFQCLKCGKVDCLPINMSIPKIPNRKVEVSQILIQGLCELCFT; this comes from the coding sequence ATGGGTGTAATTAGGAAAACAAAATCGGTTGAAGCATTACTTAATGAATTTAAAGACAGCAACGAAGCTATTTCTGCTAAACAATTAATTGAACAATTAGATTCAAAATTTAATAAAACAACCATTTACCGTGTATTAGACAAGCTTGAAGAAGATGGTATTTTACATTCTTTTTTAGGTAAAGAAGGTCTTAAATGGTATGCCAAATGCAATGGATGTTCCACTTCCGAGCATAAAGACGTGCACCCCCATTTTCAATGCTTAAAGTGTGGTAAAGTCGATTGTTTACCTATTAATATGTCTATTCCTAAAATACCAAATCGGAAAGTTGAAGTGTCTCAAATTTTAATTCAAGGACTGTGCGAGCTATGCTTTACATAA
- a CDS encoding MerC domain-containing protein has product MIFIKQKPDDLGALASTLCLLHCIATPFLFLAQSCAIHCSEDAPVWWRLIDYFFLVVSFFAVYRSTQTTSSAWMKPALWASWGVLFFVIINEKMAWFPIPEYGIYMPALALIVLHLYNRTYCQCNSNTCCTHET; this is encoded by the coding sequence ATGATATTCATCAAACAAAAACCAGACGATTTAGGAGCTCTAGCAAGTACATTGTGCCTTTTGCATTGTATAGCGACTCCTTTTTTATTTCTTGCCCAAAGTTGTGCCATACATTGTAGTGAAGACGCGCCTGTGTGGTGGAGGCTTATAGATTATTTCTTTTTAGTGGTGTCTTTCTTTGCGGTATATCGCTCTACACAAACTACTAGTAGTGCATGGATGAAACCGGCATTATGGGCGAGCTGGGGCGTGTTATTTTTTGTAATTATAAACGAAAAAATGGCATGGTTTCCCATACCAGAATATGGCATTTATATGCCTGCACTAGCATTAATTGTATTGCATCTCTATAATAGGACATATTGCCAATGTAACTCTAATACATGTTGTACTCATGAAACGTAA
- the folE gene encoding GTP cyclohydrolase I FolE: MKRKDAIILTGDHHLSTSIRTPLRADAFDKTDAEKIENIQHHFKMIMEELGLDLTDDSLSGTPYRVAKMYVHELFYGLNPAHKPKLSTFENKYSYKKMLVEQHITIDSACEHHFLPIVGYAHVGYIPKDKVVGLSKINRLVDYYARRPQVQERLVLQVLNDLQEVLDTKDVIVSVTAKHLCVSSRGIKDQSSYTTTLEYGGAFSDPNTRQEFLNIVSQTAL; encoded by the coding sequence ATGAAACGTAAAGACGCTATTATATTAACAGGAGACCATCATTTATCTACGAGTATTAGAACCCCATTAAGGGCTGATGCTTTTGATAAAACGGATGCCGAAAAGATTGAAAACATCCAACATCATTTTAAAATGATAATGGAAGAACTGGGTTTGGATTTAACCGATGATAGTTTGTCGGGTACGCCTTATCGTGTGGCTAAAATGTATGTGCATGAGTTGTTTTATGGTTTAAATCCAGCACATAAACCCAAGTTGTCTACTTTCGAAAATAAGTATAGTTATAAAAAAATGTTAGTCGAACAACACATCACTATAGATTCGGCATGCGAGCATCATTTTTTACCTATTGTTGGCTATGCTCATGTGGGGTATATACCTAAGGATAAAGTTGTAGGGCTTTCTAAAATTAATCGTTTAGTCGATTATTATGCGCGTAGGCCACAAGTACAAGAGCGTTTAGTGCTTCAAGTTTTAAACGATTTGCAAGAGGTATTAGACACTAAAGATGTTATTGTATCTGTAACGGCAAAGCACTTATGTGTATCGTCTAGAGGCATAAAAGACCAAAGTAGTTATACCACAACATTAGAGTATGGTGGTGCGTTCTCAGATCCTAATACCCGGCAAGAGTTTTTAAATATTGTTTCACAAACCGCCCTTTAA